The sequence CGGGTCGCGTAGCGGCAGACGACGTGGCGGGTCCGGGCGTGCTGTCGGATCGGCTGGTCGAGACCAAACGGGCGCTTGAGGCCTTTCTGGAGATCACCGGAGGCCGCGGTGTCGTGAACGTCCACACGAGCCCGTTCTTCCGCTTGACGTTCCTGACCGAACCGTTCCTGGCCCTCTGGCACATGGCCAGCGCCGGCGGCTGTGACATCGCCCTGCACGCGCACGAGGACCGGCCCGGAGGCCGTACCTGGTTCCACGACCGGGTGCACGTGGCCCGCGTGCTCGCGGAGGGCTCGGCGAAGCTGCGGGAGGCGGGCCTGACCGTGCGCGCCTTCCGGAGCGGCTACTGCGCCTTCTCGACCCACCTCATCCCCGTCCTCGAGGCGAATGGGATCGACGTGGACCTGTCGGCTGCCCCCGGCATCGTCAACCCCGAGCGGGACGTGGACTGGCTCGGAGGCCCCACGACGGCTCAGTGGCTCGACGCGCGGGATTACAGGACGGCGCCGCCCCGCGAGCCTAGCCGGGTCCTGACGGTCCCCATCGGATGGGACGGATGGCCCGGAGGGTACGCCGGCCACTACCTTTTCAACGAGGTGAACACAGAGGCCGACCTCGCGCGCGTGTATCACGAGATCCGTCGCCGCGCCGAGCGCGAGGGACGGCCGCAGACGGTCCTGTTCCTCTGCCACGCCTATGGTCTGTGCCACGCGGCATGGCGTGCACAGGCCGACCGCTTCCTGTCGGCCGTGCGCGACGACCTGGTGGGCGTGGAGGATGTTAGAGCCGCAGTTGGGGAGGACGGGTGAGGATGGACCGGCGCGCCACCGAGCCTGCCCTGGAGGGCAAGGTCGCCCTGGTCACAGCGTCCACCGACGGGCTCGGCTTTGCCTGCGCGCTGCGGCTGGCCGAGGCCGGGTGCGCCGTCGCCGTCTGCGGTCGCCGCGAGGACCGGGTTGAGGCGGCCCGGGCGGCCATTGCGGAACGGAGCGGGAAAGCCGTAGTGGGGGTCGCCGCCGACCTGCGGCATGCAGACGACATCGACCGCCTCTTCCGGCGGACCCTCCAGGCACTGGAGCGGCTGGACATTCTCGTGGTGAACAGCGGCCATGTCCCATACGGGGGGCTGGAGTCGCACCCCGACGAGACGTGGCAGGAGGCCTTCGAGCTGCTGCTGCTGAGCGCGGTGCGGCTGGCCCGGCTGGCCGTGCCCGTGATGCGATCACAAGGCGGCGGCGACATCGTGTTCCTCACGTCGTCCGTGGTGAAGGAGCCGAAGCCTCACCTGTTACTTTCTAGCGTGATGCGGACCGGGGTCGCGGCTCTGGCCAAGACCCTCTCCCGTGCGCTCGCCCCCGATAACATCCGCGTGAACACGGTGGCTCCGGGCTACTTTGACACGGGCCGGATCCGTGCCCGCCTCGAGGAGTTGCGCACGACGCAGGCGCTCGGGTCGGAGGAGGCGCTGCGGCGGGTCGCCGGCGAGATCCCTCAGGGGCGGCCGGGGGACCCGCGCGAGCTGGCCGAGCTGGTGGCCTTTCTGGTGAGCCGGCGGACCGCCTTCCTGACGGGGGCCACGATCGTTGTGGACGGCGGCGCCAGTCGCGCCCTGCTTTGATGGCATCTCAGTCAAGGACTACGGAAGGGATCGGCTGGGCATAGTAGAAAGTATCAATTTGCCATGATACATGATACTCAATCCGAAGCGCTGGAGGGGAAATGAGGAAGAACCGTCCAGGCGACGCCATGGGGACCGGGACGGGACAGGCTCCAGAGGGGCTAGGGGTCGCCTGGAGGCAAGGATCGCTTGGGGGCTGTTCACGCCATTCCCCATGCTCTTTGCGATGACGACTGAAGCCTGGGCCTCGGGGGCCTCGGCCGGAGGGGGAGAGGATGAGCGGGGAGCTGGCCGGCTGGGTCGTGGCCGTCCTGGGCGGCGACCGCCGGATGCTCGAGCACATGCGCCAGGCCCGCGCCGCCGGGGCCACCGTCCAGCACTACGGGGCGGCCCCCGGCGCGGAGGAGGCGGCCGGCGCGCCGGAGGCGCCGTCGCTGGCCGCGGCGGTGCGCGGGGCGCGCCTCATCTCCTGCCCCATCCCCGGGCTCGGGACCGACCACAGCCTCTACGCGCCCTTCGCCCGCGAGAAGCTCTTCCTCACCACCGAGGTCCTGCGCGGCGCGGCGCCGGGGGCGCTGATGTTCATGGGGCGGGTGAGCCCGCAGATCGCCGCCTGGGCGGAAGGCACCCCGGTCACCCCCATCGGATACGGGGACGACGACCCGCTCGCCATCATGCACGCGGTACCCACGGCCGAAGGGGCGCTCAAGGAGGCCATCACCCACACCGAGGAGACGATCCTCGGCCTGCCCACGCTGTGCATCGGCATGGGCCGCGTGGGGATGAGCGTGGCCCGGGCTTTCCGCGCGCTGGAGGCCCAGGTCACGCTGGCCGCGCGCAACCCCTCGCAGCTCGCCCGGGCCTGGGCCATGGGCCTGGCGACGGTGCACCTGCGGGAGCTGCCGCAGGTCATCGAGCGCTTTCCGCTGATCGTCAGCTCCGCCTCGGGGCTCGTCCTGACGGGCGACCTGCTGGCCCGGACCCGACCCGACGTCGTGATCATCGACCTCTGCTCCCCGCCGGGGAGCGTGGACTTCGCCGCCGCCGCCGACCTGGGCCGCAAGGTGATCTGGGCGCGCGGGCAGGCCGGCACCGCCCCCCGGACCTCCGGCTACAACGAGTGGCAGGTGATCATGCGCCTGCTGCGCGAGCGCGTCCCGGACCTGCGCCGGAGCTGAGGCGTGGCGACGCTTCCCCAGCCTCGAGCGGAGGCGGCGCCGGTGGCCGCGCCGGCCGTCCTGGCGGCGCGCGGGGTCTACAAGATCTTCGTCTCCGGCCGGCCCCGGCGGGCCATCACGGCCCTGCGCGACATCAGCCTGGAGGTCCGGGCGGGGGAGTTCCTGGCCCTCATCGGCCCGTCGGGGTGCGGCAAGTCCACCCTGCTCAACATGTTCGCCGGGCTGGTGACCCCCACCGACGGGGCCGTCCTGCACGACGGCCGCCCCGTCCGCGGGGTGAACACCCGGGTAGGGTACGTCACCCAGGACGACAACCTCCTCCCCTGGCGCACGGCCCTGGCCAACGTGGAGATCGCCCTCGAGCTCAAGGGGGTGCCGCCGGCGGAGCGGCGCGCCCGCGCCCTGGCCGGGCTGGCGCGCGTCGGCCTGCGCGGCTTCGAGCACCACTACCCCCACGAGCTGTCGGGGGGGATGCGCAAGCGGGTCTCCATCGTGCGGACCATCGTCGACGAGACCGTGAACGTCGTGCTGATGGACGAGCCCTTCGGCCCGCTGGACGCGCAGACGCGCCTGGTGCTGCAGGACGAGCTGCTGCAGCTCTGGCAGGGCAGCGGGCGCACGGTCGTCTTCGTCACCCACGACCTCGTCGAGGCCATCGCGCTCGCCGACCGGATCGCCATCTTCACGCGCGCCCCGGGGACGATCAAGGCCGTCCGCCCGGTCCCGATCCCGCGTCCGCGCGACGTCTTCCACATTCACGAGGCTCCCGGGTTCGCGCCGGTCTACGACGCTATCTGGGAGGACCTGCGGGAGGAGATCACGGGGCGGCGGCCGGGAGATGGAGATGGCTGAGGGCGTCCTGCGCCCGGGGTGGGAGGGGGCCGTGCCCCGCGAGGAGGCGCTCGCCCGGCAGGAGGTGTACCGGGCCGCGCGCGGGGAGCAGCGAGAGACGCTCCTCGTCCTCCTCTGGCAGGCCGGCCTGCTCGCGGCGCTGCTGCTGGGGTGGGGGCTGGCCTCGGGACGCGTCCTGGACCGCCTCTTCCTCAGCGACCCCCTGGCCGTGGGGAGGGCCTTCTGGCGGGTGCTCCTGGACGGCACGCTGTGGTTCCACCTCCGGTTCACCCTCCTCGAGACGCTCCTCGGCTACGTGGGCGGGGCCGTCGCGGGCCTGGTGGCAGCCGGCCTGGTCGTACTGGTCCCGGGACTGGAGCCTCTCCTCCGCCCCTTCGTGGTCGTGGCCTACGCGGTGCCGAAGGTGGCCCTGGCGCCGCTGATGATCCTCTGGTTCGGCATCGGCGTCCTGCCGAAGGTCCTGCTGGCCGGGACCTTCGTCGCCTTCCTGCTCTTCCTCAACACGCTGGCGGGGGCTGGAGGGGTCAGCCCCGACCTGGTGGCCGTGGTGCGGGTGATGGGGGCGTCGCGGCTCGCCGTCCTCCGCCGGGTCGTCCTGCCGGGCGCGACCCCGTTCGTGCTGGCGGCGCTGCGATTGGCCATCCCCGCCGCGCTCATCGGCGCTATCGTCGGGGAGTTCATCAGCAGCAACCGCGGCGTGGGCTACCTGATCAACGCGGCGAGCTCGCGCTACCGCACGGCCGAGGTCTTCGCCGGCATCGTCGGGCTCCTGCTGGTGGTCCTGGCCATGAACGCGGCGGTCTCGGCGGTGGAGCGCCGCGCCCTGCGCTGGGTGCCGCGCGGCCGGGACCCGCTGGGGGTGCGGTGATGGCGATCCTCACTGCGCTGGCGGAGGTGCTGGCGCCGCAGCGCTGCGCCCTCCTCGTCGTCGACGTCCAGCGCGACTTCGTCCACCCGGCAGGGTGGAGCGCGCGGCGCGACCCGCAGGCGGCGGCCCTCCGCGACGTCGTGCCGGTCATCAATGCCCTGGTGCGGGGCGCCCGGCGCGCCGCGGTCCCCGTGGTCTACGTGACCATGGAGCACGGCCCGGAGGTGGACGCGCCCAACTACCAGGCCCGCTACGCCCGGCGAGGCATGACCGACGAGATCCTCTGCGCCCGGGGGAGCTGGGGCGCCGCCCTGGACGACACCCTGCTGCCCCCCGAGCCGGGAGACCTGCGCGTGGTCCGCCACACCTACGACGCCTTCGCCCGCACGTCCCTCCACGACCTCCTGCAGGCGCGCGGGGTGGAGACCGTGGTGGGGACCGGCGTGGTGACCGACCTGTGCGTCCGCACGACGCTCGAGCACGCCTTTGCCCTCGGGTACTACGTCGTGGCGGTGGAGGACGCCACCGCCGCCGTGCCTCCCGAGGCCGCCCGGGCGGCGCTCGATCACCTGGCCCGGTTCGTCGGCGAGGTCGTCCCCGCCGCGACCGTGCTGGGGGTGTGGAGCCGGGAGGCCTAGCCGTGGACCCCCGCCACCCCCCGGCGGTGCCGCTGGCCGAGTACCGCAACCGCGTGGAGGCGCTGCGGGCGCGGCTGGCCGCGGTGGGGGTGGAGACGTTGCTGGTCTTCACCCCGGAGAACGTCTGCTACCTCACCGGCTACGAGACCATCGGCTACGCCTCGTTCCAGGCGCTGGTGGTGCGGCCCGAGGCCCTCCTCCTGTTCGTGCGTGAGATGGAGCGCACGGTGGCGGAGACGACCACCTGGCTCGACGACTTCGCCACCTACGCCGACACCGAGGACCCGGCGACCGCCCTCCTGGCCCTGCTCGACCGCCGGGGTTGGCGGCACGGCCGGGTGGCCGTCGAGCTGGCCACCTGGTTCGCGACCCCCGCGCTCGTGGACCGGCTGCGCGCCGGCCTGGACGAGCCGGTGGACGGGAGCGGGCTGGTGGAGGAGGGGCGCCGCGTCAAGTCACCGGCGGAGGTGAGCTTGATCCGCCAGGCGTGCCGCATCACCGAGGCCGGCATGGCGGCGGCCCTGGAGGCGGTGCGGCCCGGCGTCACGGAGCAGGCGGTGGCGAAGGCCGCCTACGGAGCGATGATGGACGCCGGCAGCGACTTCCTCGTGGGCGACCCCATCGTCACCTCGGGGTGGCGCTCGGGCGTGGCCCACACCACCTTCGGCGGGCGCACCCTGGAGCCGGGAGACACCGTGCTCCTCGAACTGGGCGGGTGCCGGCGGCGGTACTTCGGCCCCCTCATGCGCAGCGCCGCCCTCCCGCCGGTGCGCCCGGAGGTCCGCCGGATGGCCCGCGCCCTCCGGCAGGCGCTGGAGGCGGCGATCGCCGCGATCCGTCCGGGCGCGACCTGCGGGGACGTGGACCGGGCCTGTCGGGACGTGCTCGCCGACGCCGGCTACGCCGACCTCTTCCGCAAGCGCACGGGCTACTCCGTAGGCGTGGCCTTCGCGCCCGACTGGGGGGAGGGGCACATCCTCTCCCTGCGCCCTGACGACCCCACCCCCCTGGAGCCCGGCATGGTCTTCCACATCCCTCCGGCGCTGCGCGTCCCGGGGGAGTTCGGGCTGGGGTGCAGCGAGACCGTGCTCGTGACCGCCGAGGGGGCGGAGGTCCTCACCGCCTTCCCCCGGGACCCCTACGTCCCGTGATGCGCCCGCTCGCCGCCGTCGCCGCCACCACCGCCTCCGCCACGGGCGCGGTCGAGGACAAGGTCCGCCGCCTGCGGCGGTCGGGGCGGCCGGTGCTCAGCTTCGCCGAAGGGGAGCCCGACATCGTGACCCCGCCGGGGATCCGCCGCGCGGCGGTGCGGGCGCTGGAGGACGGGGCGACGCGCTACACCGATCCGGCGGGGACGCTGGAACTGCGGGAAGCGATCGCCGCGCACCTGGCCCGGGGCGGCTGGGGGACGTACGCCGCCGACCAGATCGTCGTCACCGCGGGGGCCAAGGCGGCCATCTACACGGCACTCGCGGTCCTGTGCGACCCCGGCGACGAGGTCCTCATCCCCACGCCCTGCTGGGTCTCCTTCCCCGAACAGGTGCGCCTCCTGCGCGCCCGCCCGGTGCTCGTGCCCAGCGACCGAGGTTTCCTGCCGGATGAGGGGGCGATCGCCGACGCCATCACGGACCGGACCAAGGTCCTCATCCTCAACACGCCGCACAACCCCACCGGCGCCGTCTACCCGCCGGCGCAGGTCGACCGGCTCGTGCGCCTGTGCGCCGCCCGCGGCGTCTACACCCTCCTGGACGCGGTCTACACCTACTTCACCTACCCGGAGCCGCAGGCTCCGCCGGCGCTGGAGCCGCGCGAGGCCGTCCTGCTGGTGGACTCCTTCTCCAAGACCTACGCCATGACGGGGTGGCGTCTGGGCTATGCGGCCGGCCCCCGGCGGGTCCTGCAGGCCATGGCGGCCTACCAGAGCCATAGCGCAGGCAACCCCAACGCCCCGGCGCAGGCCGCCGGGGTGTGGGCGCTCGCCCACGGCGACGACGGGGGTGCCCTGCGGGCCGCCTACCGCCGGCGCCGCGACCTCATCGTCGCCGGCCTGCAGCGCCTGCCCGGCATCGCCTGCCCGCTCCCCGACGGAGCCTTCTACGTCTTCCCGGACGTCCGGGGCGTCTACCCTCGCCTGCCGGCGGGCTACCCGCGGAGTGCCGCCGGCGTGGCGCGGTGGTGGCTGGAGGAGGCGGGGGTGGCCACGGTGCCGGGCGAGGCC is a genomic window of Armatimonadota bacterium containing:
- a CDS encoding SDR family oxidoreductase, whose protein sequence is MDRRATEPALEGKVALVTASTDGLGFACALRLAEAGCAVAVCGRREDRVEAARAAIAERSGKAVVGVAADLRHADDIDRLFRRTLQALERLDILVVNSGHVPYGGLESHPDETWQEAFELLLLSAVRLARLAVPVMRSQGGGDIVFLTSSVVKEPKPHLLLSSVMRTGVAALAKTLSRALAPDNIRVNTVAPGYFDTGRIRARLEELRTTQALGSEEALRRVAGEIPQGRPGDPRELAELVAFLVSRRTAFLTGATIVVDGGASRALL
- a CDS encoding cysteine hydrolase; amino-acid sequence: MAILTALAEVLAPQRCALLVVDVQRDFVHPAGWSARRDPQAAALRDVVPVINALVRGARRAAVPVVYVTMEHGPEVDAPNYQARYARRGMTDEILCARGSWGAALDDTLLPPEPGDLRVVRHTYDAFARTSLHDLLQARGVETVVGTGVVTDLCVRTTLEHAFALGYYVVAVEDATAAVPPEAARAALDHLARFVGEVVPAATVLGVWSREA
- a CDS encoding Xaa-Pro peptidase family protein; translation: MDPRHPPAVPLAEYRNRVEALRARLAAVGVETLLVFTPENVCYLTGYETIGYASFQALVVRPEALLLFVREMERTVAETTTWLDDFATYADTEDPATALLALLDRRGWRHGRVAVELATWFATPALVDRLRAGLDEPVDGSGLVEEGRRVKSPAEVSLIRQACRITEAGMAAALEAVRPGVTEQAVAKAAYGAMMDAGSDFLVGDPIVTSGWRSGVAHTTFGGRTLEPGDTVLLELGGCRRRYFGPLMRSAALPPVRPEVRRMARALRQALEAAIAAIRPGATCGDVDRACRDVLADAGYADLFRKRTGYSVGVAFAPDWGEGHILSLRPDDPTPLEPGMVFHIPPALRVPGEFGLGCSETVLVTAEGAEVLTAFPRDPYVP
- a CDS encoding aminotransferase class I/II-fold pyridoxal phosphate-dependent enzyme, translating into MRPLAAVAATTASATGAVEDKVRRLRRSGRPVLSFAEGEPDIVTPPGIRRAAVRALEDGATRYTDPAGTLELREAIAAHLARGGWGTYAADQIVVTAGAKAAIYTALAVLCDPGDEVLIPTPCWVSFPEQVRLLRARPVLVPSDRGFLPDEGAIADAITDRTKVLILNTPHNPTGAVYPPAQVDRLVRLCAARGVYTLLDAVYTYFTYPEPQAPPALEPREAVLLVDSFSKTYAMTGWRLGYAAGPRRVLQAMAAYQSHSAGNPNAPAQAAGVWALAHGDDGGALRAAYRRRRDLIVAGLQRLPGIACPLPDGAFYVFPDVRGVYPRLPAGYPRSAAGVARWWLEEAGVATVPGEAFAWPGHVRFCYTPPEAVIEEALARLADLMDRRPIGASGGKGA
- a CDS encoding ABC transporter permease, with translation MAEGVLRPGWEGAVPREEALARQEVYRAARGEQRETLLVLLWQAGLLAALLLGWGLASGRVLDRLFLSDPLAVGRAFWRVLLDGTLWFHLRFTLLETLLGYVGGAVAGLVAAGLVVLVPGLEPLLRPFVVVAYAVPKVALAPLMILWFGIGVLPKVLLAGTFVAFLLFLNTLAGAGGVSPDLVAVVRVMGASRLAVLRRVVLPGATPFVLAALRLAIPAALIGAIVGEFISSNRGVGYLINAASSRYRTAEVFAGIVGLLLVVLAMNAAVSAVERRALRWVPRGRDPLGVR
- a CDS encoding dipicolinate synthase subunit DpsA, whose amino-acid sequence is MSGELAGWVVAVLGGDRRMLEHMRQARAAGATVQHYGAAPGAEEAAGAPEAPSLAAAVRGARLISCPIPGLGTDHSLYAPFAREKLFLTTEVLRGAAPGALMFMGRVSPQIAAWAEGTPVTPIGYGDDDPLAIMHAVPTAEGALKEAITHTEETILGLPTLCIGMGRVGMSVARAFRALEAQVTLAARNPSQLARAWAMGLATVHLRELPQVIERFPLIVSSASGLVLTGDLLARTRPDVVIIDLCSPPGSVDFAAAADLGRKVIWARGQAGTAPRTSGYNEWQVIMRLLRERVPDLRRS
- a CDS encoding ABC transporter ATP-binding protein; amino-acid sequence: MATLPQPRAEAAPVAAPAVLAARGVYKIFVSGRPRRAITALRDISLEVRAGEFLALIGPSGCGKSTLLNMFAGLVTPTDGAVLHDGRPVRGVNTRVGYVTQDDNLLPWRTALANVEIALELKGVPPAERRARALAGLARVGLRGFEHHYPHELSGGMRKRVSIVRTIVDETVNVVLMDEPFGPLDAQTRLVLQDELLQLWQGSGRTVVFVTHDLVEAIALADRIAIFTRAPGTIKAVRPVPIPRPRDVFHIHEAPGFAPVYDAIWEDLREEITGRRPGDGDG